The DNA region GTCCCAAGCATTCTGCATGAGGTTACGGTGCGTGAGCATCACACCCTTAGGCTTACCGGTTGTGCCTGATGTGTAAATGATGGTTGCTAGCGCGTTCGCGTCCGATACGCGGTGCTGAAACTCATTCTGCGCATCGGCAACCGGCAGCCATGCGCCTAGACTACGTATGCGCTGATCGCCATCGCCTGGCACAGGCTTGCAGACAACCACGCGCTGCAAGCTTTTGAAATCAACACCCAGTGCATGAACCGCCTGCCAATCACTGGCGCTATTTACCAGCAATAATTTAGCACCAGAGTCTTGCAGCACATGTGCGATATTTTCCGCCCGGTCGGAAACATAAAGTGGAACCGTGACCAAACCCAGCCCCAAGGCAGCTTGGTCAAACATCACCCAACTCGGGCAATTTTTAAGCATAATGGCAACGCGGTCGCCAATCGCCAAGCTCTCGCCTAACAACGCCTGCTGCCAGCTAACTGCCTGCTGCATGGCGGATAACCAGGCTATCTCGCGCCAATCGCCCGCCTCATCATCAAAATAGCGATACGCGATATGGTACGGCGAGCGCCTAATCCGCTCATGAAACAAGCCGTCTAGTGTGAATACAGCCTCAGGTGAAATGTAATCCACAACGCACTGATTCATGCCGGCTTTTAAATGGACTCCTGCGGGAACCACTTAATACTGCAGCCGATACTTGCTATTTGCTCTTTAGGGCCCTCTCCGGTTTCAGCAATCAGCTTCATTGCGTTAAATAAATCCCTCGGGTGATTTTCATCTGACTGACGGCGACCAGCTGCATCAAACCGCCCACGATACTGCAACTCCAGGTCTGCATTAAAACCAAAGAAATCCGGAGTACACACCGCACCATAGGCTTTAGCCACTTCCTGCGTCTCATCCAACACATAAGGGAACGGAAAGTTGAATAATTTAGCCTCTTCCATCATGCGTTCGTAAGAGTCTTCAGGATAGTTTTCGGTATCATTACTTTGTATCGCAATAGTGTTAATACCATACTTTAACAGTTCACGGCAATCATCAACCAAGCGTGTTTTGATTGCTTTAACATAAGGGCAGTGGTTACAGATAAACATCACTAACAATCCATTTTTACCTGCACTATTTGCCAGCGTGTATCGCTTACCGTCTACACCCAATAAATTAAAATCCACAGCAGGCTGACCAAAATTACATACGGGGGGATTTAAGCTGACCATCTTATTCTCCTTATTTCGTTATACTTATTACTCTGACAACGTTAATGTTTATATTATCACTTTTGTTTTATTTCTTGCTTTACTTTTGGAGTCACCCGCTTTATGGCTAATTTGCGCTTTTACACCAACTCGCCTTTGGTACTCAACGAGACTGTTCAACTTTCAGAAAGTGCTGCCGCCCACGCAACGCGTGCGCTACGTCTGGCTGAAGGAGACCATGCGATTTTGTTTAACGGTGATGGGCGTAATTACGACTGCACATTGACTACCGTTAAGAAAAATAGCGTAAGCGCCATTATTACCCATGCAAATGAAGTGCATAACGAATCCCCACTCAAAATCACTTTACTACAGGCGATTTCCAGCGGAGATAGGATGGACTTTACCATTCAAAAAGCGGTGGAGCTTGGCGTGAAAAATATTCAACCTATCACCAGTAAGCGTAGCGTAGTAAAGCTATCTGCCGAACGTGCGGAAAAACGCACCGAACATTGGCAAAACATTGCAATTTCCGCATGTGAGCAATCTGGACGCGCCTATGTGCCCCAAGTATTGACGCCGATGTCACTCGAAAATTGGTTTAGTCAAAACCCAAGCACAAGTAAAGGTACAGACACTACACGCATCTTACTTAATCCGATTGGTGCAAAACGTTTAACGGAGATTCAACAACCAAATGGTGAGATACAGTTGCTGATTGGGGCGGAAGGAGGCCTGAGCCAAGAAGAGATAGCCCTTGCAACGTCGCATCATTTTCAATCCATCGTACTTGGCCCGCGAATTTTACGTACAGAAACTGCTGCTTTAACGGCGATTGCCGCCATGCAACTGGTATGGGGTGACTTTTAGCAAGCCATCACGATTGATTATGGCGACTGCTAGCGACTGCATATTACGTTGGCTTTCACTTCACCGATGCTATAAGGCACCACCGCCGACCATGCAGTTTCTGCTTCTGGTAAGTGATAATTGGCCAAAATGCTGCCTTTTGCCATATTTTCCGCATAGTATTTAATGGAGAGTGCTTTGAACTGCTTGTTTCTACAATCGTGTAACTCCAGCCATTCAGATGACATCTCACCTTTTGGCTGCTGCACATAATAGTCATTTAAGGTTGAAACTGTGATTAAATTTTCGTCTTTCTGAAGTGTCTCGAAATCAATCAACATATTGCCATTTTCGTTTGTTTGAATCATTGTCCACTCAGCAAAAGCTTTGCCTGAGATAAGCGCTAACACTAAAATCATTAAAAATTTATTCATTGTTTACCCTAAGCATGATGTAGATTGCAATTTTGCCACTAGAGTTTATCGGATAAACACTGTTCACTGCATCACATTTATACTAAACAACACGTAAAGCTTAATTAAGCGACACCTCATCACTTAAGGCTCAACATGCAAGAAAATCCTTCGCCATGGATCATGAAGTTTGCACCACTCATTAAAAGCAACGGTCGCGTGCTAGACCTCGCATGCGGTAAAGGACGTCATGCCATTTGGCTGGCACAGCAAGGTTATCAAGTTGATGCAATAGACCGCGACCCAATCGCAACTTCACACATGAAAGATATCGAGAATATCAACGTTTTGATGCTTGATCTTGAAACTGGCGAACTGCCAAAATTCACACACACTTACGATGGCATTATCGTTAGTCGCTACCTGCACAGACCACTACTGAAACTGCTAGCTGACTTACTCAACTCTGGCGGCATACTCATCTACGAAACATTCATGAGCGGCAATGAGCGCTACGGCAAACCGAGCAACCCAGACTTTCTTTTATTGCCAGATGAGCTACTTAACACTTACACACCGTTGCTCAGTATTATTGATTTTGAACAAGGTGAAGAGCAGGAACCAAGACCAGCAGTGATACAACGTATTTGTGCGAAAAGGGATTCTTAACTATGTAACAATTACCAGCTACGATATGACTTACGCATTAAACACACGTTTAAATTGTATTAATTACAATTTTAATCTATATTAATGTAAACATTACAAATTAACTGGTGTTTAATCATGTCACTTGGTCATTGCATTCGCAGCAAACGCAAATCACTCAACTTAACACTACAACAACTTGCCTCCAAAATTGATGCCGATGCTGGCAATCTGTCTCGTATCGAGCGCGGCGAACTAGGCGTTTCAGAGTCATTGCTACGCAAAATCGCATCAGCGCTAGAAACAACACCTGCGAATCTTTACGCAGAGAGCGATGCCACGACAACACCACACCTCACCAATAAAAACCAAGTCAATGAGCAACCCTCCACGTACTTAGCCAAACAAGCGGAATCCGTTAACAGCGCCAGCGCTAAAGATTTTGTGCAGTGGTTTCGCTCAGCTACGCCATACATCCATGCCTTTGGAGGACGGACATTTGTGATTGCCTTTGGTGGTGAGGTGGTGAGTGACCAACAGTTTATTTCACTCTCACATGACCTAAACTTATTAGCCAGCCTAGAAGTGAGATTAGTGCTTGTACATGGCTCGCGCCCGCAAATTGAGCAGCGGCTTAAGCGTGACAGCATCGCCCCACTATTTCACAACGGATTACGCGTGACGGATGATGCTGCGATGGAAGCAGTAAAAGAAGCCAATGGTGCAATTCGTGTAGAGATTGAAGCCTTACTATCAATGGGCATTGCCAACTCGCCAATGGCAGGCGCAGACATCCGCGTGGCGAGCGGCAACTTTGTCACAGCAAAACCACTGGGCGTGCATGATGGTGTAGACCTTCAGCACACAGGCGAAGTGCGTAAAGTAGATGCGATTGGTATTCAAAAACGCTTAGACGACAACGAGATGGTATTACTATCGCCACTTGGCTATTCACCCACAGGTGAGGCATTCAATTTAAGCTTAGAAGACGTAGCAGTGAGTACCGCGATTGCGCTAGATGCAGATAAGCTCATTTTCTTAATGGACTCAGAAGGTGTGCATAATTTACGCGGCGAGCTACTGCGCGAGATGACAGCAGAGAAAGCTAAAAATCTATTAAGAAATGTACGAGAAACTGAGCAAGCGATCAACATCTCTGAAGACGTAACCTATTATCTACCCGCAGCGGTACGCGCCTGTGAACAGGGGGTCGCAAGAACTCATATGATTAGCCGCCACATTGATGGCGCCATTATTCAAGAGCTGTTTACACTTGACGGTATCGGCACCATGGTGACCGAACTCAGCTTAGAAAGTATGCGCCAAGCCAACATTGATGATGTAGGCGGCATCCTAAAGTTAATTGAACCCCTAGAGAACGATGGTATTTTAGTACGTCGCGGTCGTGAGCGGCTAGAAATGGAAATTGACCATTTTCATATCATGGAGCACGACAACCGCATTATTGGTTGCGCAGCACTTTACCCGTTTGAATCAGAAAAGACCGCTGAATTTGCATGCCTAGCCATAGACCCTGCATACCGTGGTGGTGGCCGCGGTGATAAGTTATTTTATTACTGCGCCAATGTAGCCAAACAGTGCGGACTTGAAAGTTTATTCTGCCTCACCACACGTACTGAACATTGGTTTTTGGAACGCGGCTTCACTGAACAAGGCGTTGAAAAACTGCCAGCGGAAAAACAAAAACTTTACAATTACCAACGTAAATCTAAGGTGTTTAGCAAAACATTGTAAACAAATTTTGGTTACAATGACGGAAACTAAATTGACCAAAATTTAAGCTCACGGGAAACTCATGCTAAACCAATCAACTGCTGCAAAAAAAGCAAAGACGCTAGCTGAAGCGTTACCTTACATCAAACGTTTTTTTGACAAAACCATTGTCATTAAATACGGTGGCAACGCGATGACAGATGAGCACTTAAAAGAGTGCTTTGCCAAAGACGTAGTACTGCTAAAACTAGTGGGCATGAACCCTGTTGTAGTGCATGGCGGCGGCCCACAAATTAATGAAATGCTAGATAAACTAGGCAAAAAAGGTGAGTTTATCCAAGGCATGCGCGTTACCGATGAAGAAACCATGGATGTGGTTGAAATGGTGCTTGGTGGACAAGTAAATAAAGAGATTGTGAATTTAATTAACCGCAACGGTGGTAAAGCAGTCGGTTTAACTGGGCAAGATGGTAATTTCATTCATGCACACAAGCTCTTAATTGCAGATAAAGATGACGCCACCAAAATGATTGATATTGGGCAAGTGGGCGAAATTTCAGCCATTGACCCTAGCATCATCAACTTCTTAGACACTGGTGACTTTATCCCTGTGGTTGCGCCGATTGGCGTAGGAGTTGATGGCGAAACTTACAACATCAATGCAGACGTAGTAGCAGGCAAGCTTGCAGAAATACTTAATGCCGAGAAATTGATTCTGCTCACGAATACCCCAGGCGTGCTAGATAAAAATGGTGAACTACTCACTGGCTTAACCCCAAGGCAAATTGACGACATGGTGGCAGATGGCACGCTATCAGGCGGCATGTTACCTAAAATCAGCTCTGCGTTAGATGCAGCGCGCAGCGGTGTAAAAGCCGTACATATTATTGATGGCCGTGTTGAGCATGCCTTACTGTTAGAAGTATTAACAGACGAAGGTGTGGGCACGCTGATCAAAGCAAAATAAAATCAGGCACAGATCAATAACTCAAGCACTTAACCTTGAGCATGCGTGGCGCATAAAGATACCGCCACGCGATCTGTGCCGATTCACATAAGCGATTAGCGCCAAGCATGAGTAGAATCTGGATTTTTGACCTAGACGACACACTGCACAATGCCAGTGCGCATATCTTCCCTGTCATGAACCGCAGCATGACACAGTACATCATGGATGAACTTTCCATGAGCGAACCCGAGGCGCATGCGTTGCGCCAACATTACTGGCGCATTTACGGCGCCACCCTCAAGGGTCTCATGCGGCACCATGGGACAAACCCGCATCATTTTTTACATGAAACACACCGCTTGACCACCTTACCCGACATGGTGGTTCAAACCAAGCGACTGAAACACATGTTAAATTCGCTCTCCGGCCGTAAGTTAGTATTTACTAATGCACCACGAAGTTATGCGATTCGGGTACTTGAGCTACTAGGGATTGCAGATGTGTTTGAGATTGTTTTTAGTGTGGAATCTACGCAATTTCATGCAAAACCATCCGCCCGAGGCTTTCAACGCTTACTCAAAACCATTAACGCCAAAGCGAGCGACTGCGTGATGTTAGAAGACAGCCTCCCTGCACTCATGACCGCCAAACGCCTAGGCATGAAAACAATTTGGATATCTAAAAAGCTACATAAACCAAATTTTGTAGATTATCGACTACCCTCAGTGTTAGCACTTACTCACATTAAGCTATAATTAAAAAAATCATTTGTTAGGAAAATCACATGGCAGGCGAACGTAAACAACAAATTTTAGAAACTTTGGCAAAGATGCTGGAATCTCCTAAAAGAGAGAAAATCACCACCGCATCATTAGCATCAAAATTAGAAGTGAGCGAAGCTGCACTGTACCGCCACTTTGCTAATAAGGCACAAATGTTTGAAGGTTTGATTCTGTTTATTGAAGAAACCATTTTTGGCCTGATTAATAAAATTAGTGCTGAAGAGCCTGAAGGCCTCAGACAAATACAACGCATTGTGACCATGCTCATGGTATTTGCAGAAAAAAACTCAGGCATGACGCGCGTGCTGATTGGTGATGCATTAGTCAATGAAGATGACAAACTACAACTGCGCATCAACCAACTTTATGACCGCATTGAAGTCACACTGAAGCAATGTTTACGCATTGCTGAAACGCAAACTGGCCACAAGCACGATGCAGAGGCACAAGCAAATTTAATTATTTGTTACATTATTGGCCGCTGGAACCAATATGCGAAGAGTGGCTTCAAACGTAAACCTACAGAATTTATTGAGCAGCAGTTACCTAATCTATTGTAGGTAGTAAGTAAATGGCAGAACAACTCAAAAAGAATTATGTACTTATCGATTACGAGAATGTACAAATAAAGTCTCTTTCACTTTTGTCTAACGAGCAGTTTGAAGTGACAGTATTTCTAGGTGTGAATAATACAAAACTATCTACTGAGTTTGTTTTGTCAAAAGAAAAATTAGGCCCTCGAGCTAAATACGTAAGGTTAGAGAAGGCAGGGGGAAATGCATTAGATTTCCATATTGCGTTCTACTTAGGAAAGATTGTTGCGCATGACCCAAATGGCTTTTTCCATATAATCTCTAAAGATAAGGGTTTTGACACATTAATTACGCATTTGAAATCAATAAAAACCCTATCAGCACGCTCTGAGTCAATAGAAGCAATGCCTTGCTTTGCAGTTACCTCTAAATCAACCAACAAAGTTGCTGATGCAAAGCCTTTGAGTGAAAATGGAAAGTTAGCGATTAAGCACTTAATCGGCCTAAAAGCCTCCAAACCAAGAAAACTAAAAACGCTAACCACGACACTCCAAGCTAAGCTTGGTAAAAATATATCTAAAAAAACTGTTGAAAACACTATCAACGAATTGTTAACCATGAAATATTTAACTATTGAAGACCAAAATGCTAGCTACAACCTGCCTTCATCGGTTAATTGCAAAAATTAGGAGTACACATTGGAAGGTACAATTTTTGGTTTTACTGAAGCGCAAATCACCGAATTCGGCATGACATTTGGTGTAGGTGGTTTAATGCTGCTGATGCTGTTTATTGTTGGGCATTTGGCTTGGGAGTCAAAAGCAGGTAAGTTTGGTGCATTTGTTTTATTTCTTGGCTTAACTTTCGGGCTGGTTGGTTACGTAGCTAAATACTTTATCCAAAACACGCTTGGTATTTAATTCTTAAATAACCATCATGTTCTGACCAAAAAAATAGTGACGAGCTTAACTTCTAGCATCAGCCATATGTATTAGCAACAAAGCTAGATGTAGCTTTAAAGTACGCGCTTTATCGCCTCAACCCTTGCCTCAAAAATCGCAAGCTTGATTTTCTCCACGCCACTTTGCTTACTGGCGATGGCACCCGCGTCAATACTTAATGCGGCATCTAATACTTTGCGCATTAAATCTGCTGCTGGCGCGGGGCAGTTCTCAAACCCAGTTCTGCCACGCGAATCTGCCTCACAGGCTAGTAGAAACTCATTGAATCTTTCTGGTTGTCTAATTGCATCTAACTGGACTAAAAACTCTAACAAGGTACTAGGGCGCATTTCTAATGACTGGTATAACTTGCCGTGGAACTTAGCCACCATCACTGCTAGCTCTTTACAGTCATTCGGCACCCGTAAGCGTTTACATACATCTTTCACCAAATGCGCCCCGCGCTCTTCATGCCCAATATGGCGCGGTAGAATTTCTTTAGGGGTAGTTCCTTTGCCAAGGTCGTGCATTAAGGCAGCAAAACGCACTGGCAGCGAAAAGGCTTGCTGTGCTGCATAATCAAGCACCAGCATGACATGGACGCCCGTATCAACCTCAGGGTGATACTGAGGTGGCTGTGGAACTCCCCAAAGCCTATCCAACTCTGGAATAATCCTCTTTAAGGCACCGCACGCACGCAGCACTTCAAACATACGTGCAGGCTTTTTTTCCATTAAGCCTTTAGCCAGCTCTTGCCATACACGCTCTGCCACTAGGGCATCCACCTCACCAGCCGCTACCATCTGCTGCATTAGGCTTAGGGTTTCTGGTGCAATCATAAAATCTGCCAAACGTGCAGAAAATCGTGCAATACGCAGGATACGTACCGGATCTTCCACAAAAGCATCACTGACGTGACGTAATGTTTTTGACTTAATATCATCGAGACCATGAAACGGGTCGACAAGCTCTCCCGCCTCATTTTTTGCGATAGCATTCACCGTTAAGTCACGTCTTCCCAGATCTTGCTCTAATGTGATTTCTGGCGATGCATGTACGACAAACCCTTTATAGCCTTTTGCAGTTTTACGCTCAGTGCGTGCCAGTGCGTATTCCGCCTGTGTTTTAGGGTGTAAAAACACAGGGAAATCCTTACCGACAGGCCTAAAGCCTGCGGCCACCATTTGCTCAGGCGTACTACCGACAACGACATAGTCTTTATCTTTGATAGGATAGCCTAGCAACTCGTCACGGACTGCACCACCAACAATGTAGGTTTGCATTACTTTGTCCATTACTTTACCTAAGTTAACGGGCCCAAGTTAATAAGCCTAAGTTAACGTGCCGCTGCGCTACGGAAACGGTCATACGCACCACGCGCGGTGCGATCTACCAAGTATTCTGGTAACACCGCCTCTAGCGCACTTGGCTCTACTGCTAAAATCGCAGGCAGTGGAGACTGACTAACACTATCCACTTCCATTGACTTGATATTGTCACGTGACATTAACTTAATCGGTAGAAACTCCATCATTAAAGCCTGTAAATACGAAAGTGTATTATTTAAACCAATGATAGGTCGCTTAACTGATAAGGCTTGCATGATTTGCTGCAGTAGCTCCCGGAATGTATATACTTTTGGGCCAGCCAACTCATAAGTTTGACCATAGGTATGCGTATTTTCTAAGCTATTCACAAAACAGCTGGCAACATCCTCTACCCAAATAGGCTGAAACTTAGCATTCGGTTTTGCTAGTAACACCACTGGTAGTAATTTAATCAGCGTTGCAAACAGATTAGTAAATTTGTCACCACGCCCAAAAATAATAGAAGGCCTGAATATGGTGATATTGATTTTATCGTGTAGCGCGTTCAACGCCGCTTCACCTGCCGCTTTGGAGCGCAAATATTGACTTGGTGCATGTTCATCCGCACGTAAGCTACTCATCTGAATAAGACGTTTGATGCCTAAATCAGCACATATCTTTGCGAGCTGTGCTGGTAACTGATGATGGATAGTATTAAAGCTTAAACGACGGCTCTGATGCAAAATGCCAATCAAGTTAATGACGGCATCGACACCTCTCAACACAGTATTAAGCGCATGATAATCCAACACATTACACTCAACCACATTCACATTAGGTAACAAAAATAGATGCTTGGCAGACTCTCTTCTGCGCGTTAACACTGTTACCTCATATCCTGCCGCGTCCAACTTAGCGATGATAGCGCTACCGACAAACCCAGAACCACCCAACACACATATTCTTTTTAATTGCATGACTACCCTTTTAACTTCCCGATTTCACACTAAAACATCGCCATTGACCCGCTAAATCCTGATGATATAGCAATGGCTTGATTATTAGCTAACTCTAACACTCATCCAAATTAACGGCACACCGATCATGTGCTTAATCCCTACTCGACATCTGCCAAAATCACTTCCGACTTGATGCGCCCAGGCACCGTGCCCATTCTTGCTTTTAAACTTTGTACAGGGAGACCTAACCTTGGTGCGTAGATCTGCGCGTTTGCCATCACTTTTTGTACATAGCTTCTGGTTTCACCAAAAGGGATAGTTTCAACGTAAATAGCAGCCTCTAATGGCTCATCTGCTACCCAGCGCCGCGCACGACTCGGGCCGGCGTTATAAGCTGCCGTTGCCATTACCGCCTGACCATTCATCACCTCTAGGGTATAACGCATGTAGTAAGTGCCAATGCCAACGTTAAACTTTAAATCGTGAATCATCTCATGACTGTAATCACTTAAACCCATACGTTGAGCTGCCCATTTGGCAGTCGCTGGCATTAGTTGCATTAAACCAGAGGCACCTACGCCAGATTTTGCATAATGCATGAATCTGCTTTCTTGGCGGGTTAAGCCATAAATCCAAGCTTCATCTACATTTTCGTTCACAGCGGCTGCTCGAAATAAATCACGATATGGTATTGGATAACGTAAATTAAAGTCATGCAACTGCTTAGTATTGTCTGCAGTACTGATTGCCACATCGTACCATTTCTGACGCTGCGCATATTCTGCCGCAGCCAGCAGCTGCTTATCGTCAAAATCACGGGTTGCCCACACCCACTCCGCTTTAGCCTCCCAACGCATATCCAGTTTTTGCAACTCAAATGCTCGCTTAATCGCTGGCTGGCTGGCGATGGCAGTCACCTCTAGTTCAGTTGGGGTATATTGCAGTTGTGGGCTGTTCACCACACTGCCCAACTCCTCTAGCGCAAGCCATCCATAATAGTGCCGCTCGGTAGATAGTGGGCCCAAGATTTTATTAGCCTCAACCAATACAGCCTTTTCCTTTAAGGCACGCCCCTTCCAATAACGCCAAGCACCTTCCTGCTGTTGCTCTGCGCTCATTCGGCCAATCGCATCTAACAATACGTCCCAGTTTTGGGCACGCATAGCCGCGCGTGCCATCCATGCCAACTGTTCTTTATCTAACGAAACTTCATGTGCCTTTGCATAATACTCAAGCGCTTGGGGATGATGGTTACGCGCGGCATGGTAAGCAATTCGCCCCCATGCAAACGCAGCATCAGGCGCAGACCATTGCTGCTGAATTTGTAAATTAACCGCCACAGCATCATCGATATTGCTACGCGCTAACACATCAAGTGCATACAGGTTAACTTCTATGTCATCTTTTGCCTTAAACGAAGGCGTCTTTAAAACAGCTTTCTTGTTGTTAATTTTCACATTCACTGTTTTATTGGTAAGCAACAGCTTAGGTGTTTGATTTGCTACATCCAACAGTTCGAGATTATTCTTATCAAATGATGGCAAGCGAGCAATAATGCTCTTAGCAACATTTAACTTCCCATCATGCAAGGCTAGCCTTAACCTTGCCCAGATATCGCTATTGCTCAACGCACCAGCCTGCTGCATTGCATCAAACAATGGTGTACAACTACTTGGTAGGTCTGCAGAGCTTAACCAGATTCTTTTAACTTGCGCTGCCACATCCTGATGCTCAAGCTGACTTTTCCCATACAAGGCATAGCACTCAACTGCGGTATCAGCACGCTTGAAGTGTGGGTAATGCTCCAGAAATAATGTCCACTCCTGCTTTTTACCTAATTTTTTTAGCCACTCACCACGCAAACGATCCACAAAAGCCATATCGGCATATTGCGTAATAAACGCGTCTACTTCCGCACTATCAGCTTGGTCCAACCTAAGTAACATTAGCCAGTAAGCCGCATAAGGCGCCAATATATACTGCTGGTCATTAAGCTGGCTTACATCTTCTGCCAATGCTAGTTCATTTCTTTTAGCGTAGGCGTCACGTGCGTGCTCGAACAAGTCTTGGTCTGACATTGCAGCGACATTACCTGACAGCAACAACGCAGCTAACCAAAGCTGACGAATATACCGCGATGGAAATAGGTCTAATCGTTTTGTGAAGAAACTAAACATAAAGGATACGCCGCAGCACAAAGAATACAGCGGTAACGATGACCAAAAAGAACGTATATTTAATGGTTTGTTTGAAGTAATGCAGGTATTTCTTGTCGCTTGATAACAAATACAAGCCTAGTAACACCATGGCGGTAATCACTAATAGAACGAATATCAGGCGAATCATTAACATATACGCCTCCTCTTATTAATCACTAATCTTACTTAACTGCGTAAGCCGTGACTTTTGTTTAACTATTCTAATATATAGGGTTAGC from Methylotenera sp. L2L1 includes:
- a CDS encoding PIN domain-containing protein, which produces MAEQLKKNYVLIDYENVQIKSLSLLSNEQFEVTVFLGVNNTKLSTEFVLSKEKLGPRAKYVRLEKAGGNALDFHIAFYLGKIVAHDPNGFFHIISKDKGFDTLITHLKSIKTLSARSESIEAMPCFAVTSKSTNKVADAKPLSENGKLAIKHLIGLKASKPRKLKTLTTTLQAKLGKNISKKTVENTINELLTMKYLTIEDQNASYNLPSSVNCKN
- a CDS encoding multifunctional CCA addition/repair protein; translation: MQTYIVGGAVRDELLGYPIKDKDYVVVGSTPEQMVAAGFRPVGKDFPVFLHPKTQAEYALARTERKTAKGYKGFVVHASPEITLEQDLGRRDLTVNAIAKNEAGELVDPFHGLDDIKSKTLRHVSDAFVEDPVRILRIARFSARLADFMIAPETLSLMQQMVAAGEVDALVAERVWQELAKGLMEKKPARMFEVLRACGALKRIIPELDRLWGVPQPPQYHPEVDTGVHVMLVLDYAAQQAFSLPVRFAALMHDLGKGTTPKEILPRHIGHEERGAHLVKDVCKRLRVPNDCKELAVMVAKFHGKLYQSLEMRPSTLLEFLVQLDAIRQPERFNEFLLACEADSRGRTGFENCPAPAADLMRKVLDAALSIDAGAIASKQSGVEKIKLAIFEARVEAIKRVL
- the argA gene encoding amino-acid N-acetyltransferase, with the protein product MSLGHCIRSKRKSLNLTLQQLASKIDADAGNLSRIERGELGVSESLLRKIASALETTPANLYAESDATTTPHLTNKNQVNEQPSTYLAKQAESVNSASAKDFVQWFRSATPYIHAFGGRTFVIAFGGEVVSDQQFISLSHDLNLLASLEVRLVLVHGSRPQIEQRLKRDSIAPLFHNGLRVTDDAAMEAVKEANGAIRVEIEALLSMGIANSPMAGADIRVASGNFVTAKPLGVHDGVDLQHTGEVRKVDAIGIQKRLDDNEMVLLSPLGYSPTGEAFNLSLEDVAVSTAIALDADKLIFLMDSEGVHNLRGELLREMTAEKAKNLLRNVRETEQAINISEDVTYYLPAAVRACEQGVARTHMISRHIDGAIIQELFTLDGIGTMVTELSLESMRQANIDDVGGILKLIEPLENDGILVRRGRERLEMEIDHFHIMEHDNRIIGCAALYPFESEKTAEFACLAIDPAYRGGGRGDKLFYYCANVAKQCGLESLFCLTTRTEHWFLERGFTEQGVEKLPAEKQKLYNYQRKSKVFSKTL
- the argB gene encoding acetylglutamate kinase; translation: MLNQSTAAKKAKTLAEALPYIKRFFDKTIVIKYGGNAMTDEHLKECFAKDVVLLKLVGMNPVVVHGGGPQINEMLDKLGKKGEFIQGMRVTDEETMDVVEMVLGGQVNKEIVNLINRNGGKAVGLTGQDGNFIHAHKLLIADKDDATKMIDIGQVGEISAIDPSIINFLDTGDFIPVVAPIGVGVDGETYNINADVVAGKLAEILNAEKLILLTNTPGVLDKNGELLTGLTPRQIDDMVADGTLSGGMLPKISSALDAARSGVKAVHIIDGRVEHALLLEVLTDEGVGTLIKAK
- a CDS encoding thioredoxin family protein yields the protein MVSLNPPVCNFGQPAVDFNLLGVDGKRYTLANSAGKNGLLVMFICNHCPYVKAIKTRLVDDCRELLKYGINTIAIQSNDTENYPEDSYERMMEEAKLFNFPFPYVLDETQEVAKAYGAVCTPDFFGFNADLELQYRGRFDAAGRRQSDENHPRDLFNAMKLIAETGEGPKEQIASIGCSIKWFPQESI
- the slmA gene encoding nucleoid occlusion factor SlmA — protein: MAGERKQQILETLAKMLESPKREKITTASLASKLEVSEAALYRHFANKAQMFEGLILFIEETIFGLINKISAEEPEGLRQIQRIVTMLMVFAEKNSGMTRVLIGDALVNEDDKLQLRINQLYDRIEVTLKQCLRIAETQTGHKHDAEAQANLIICYIIGRWNQYAKSGFKRKPTEFIEQQLPNLL
- a CDS encoding pyrimidine 5'-nucleotidase; this encodes MSRIWIFDLDDTLHNASAHIFPVMNRSMTQYIMDELSMSEPEAHALRQHYWRIYGATLKGLMRHHGTNPHHFLHETHRLTTLPDMVVQTKRLKHMLNSLSGRKLVFTNAPRSYAIRVLELLGIADVFEIVFSVESTQFHAKPSARGFQRLLKTINAKASDCVMLEDSLPALMTAKRLGMKTIWISKKLHKPNFVDYRLPSVLALTHIKL
- a CDS encoding 16S rRNA (uracil(1498)-N(3))-methyltransferase, producing the protein MANLRFYTNSPLVLNETVQLSESAAAHATRALRLAEGDHAILFNGDGRNYDCTLTTVKKNSVSAIITHANEVHNESPLKITLLQAISSGDRMDFTIQKAVELGVKNIQPITSKRSVVKLSAERAEKRTEHWQNIAISACEQSGRAYVPQVLTPMSLENWFSQNPSTSKGTDTTRILLNPIGAKRLTEIQQPNGEIQLLIGAEGGLSQEEIALATSHHFQSIVLGPRILRTETAALTAIAAMQLVWGDF
- a CDS encoding DUF2788 domain-containing protein; this encodes MEGTIFGFTEAQITEFGMTFGVGGLMLLMLFIVGHLAWESKAGKFGAFVLFLGLTFGLVGYVAKYFIQNTLGI
- a CDS encoding surface-adhesin E family protein: MNKFLMILVLALISGKAFAEWTMIQTNENGNMLIDFETLQKDENLITVSTLNDYYVQQPKGEMSSEWLELHDCRNKQFKALSIKYYAENMAKGSILANYHLPEAETAWSAVVPYSIGEVKANVICSR
- a CDS encoding class I SAM-dependent methyltransferase, which codes for MQENPSPWIMKFAPLIKSNGRVLDLACGKGRHAIWLAQQGYQVDAIDRDPIATSHMKDIENINVLMLDLETGELPKFTHTYDGIIVSRYLHRPLLKLLADLLNSGGILIYETFMSGNERYGKPSNPDFLLLPDELLNTYTPLLSIIDFEQGEEQEPRPAVIQRICAKRDS